The region CCGCTGGAGTCTGTGGTGAACCTGCTTTACCTGATCGAGGAGTCGGTTGATGGAGATGCAGATGAGCTACGGAACTATGCCCGGGTGGCGCAGCATGAACTGGGGCGGGTGAGCCAGATTGCGACCCAGACGCTACGGTTCTTCAAACAGACGACGGCTTCTACGGAGGTGAACCTGGGGGAGACGGTGGAGTCCGTGCTGGCGCTTTATAAGGGCCGTCTGCTGAACTCTGGGGTGATGGTGGAGCTGGGGGTACGGGGCGGGGCTACGCTGGTGTCGTATGAGGGGGAGCTGCGGCAGGTGCTGAATAACCTGGTGGGGAATGCGATCGACGCGATGCGGGGTGGGGGGCGGCTGGTGGTGCGGGCGAGGCCGGCGATGGATGGTGTGAGCGGACGGTGCGGGGTGCGGATTACGGTGGCGGATACCGGGATGGGGATGGATGCGGAGACAGCTCGGCGGATCTTTGAGCCGTTTTATACGACGAAGGGGATACTGGGGACGGGGCTGGGGCTTTGGGTGAGCACGGAGATCGTGCAGAAGCATAGGGGGCGGCTGCGGGTGAGGAGCCGGCGGGGGTTTGGGACGGTGTTTGCCTTGTTTCTGCCGCCTGCAGTTTAGAGGCTTACCGCGGATAAAAGGGAAAGACGGATCAAGGCAGGATAGAGCTTTTGAGTGGCGTGTGTGCTGATCTCTGGGGACGGCTTGAGTTGACAAGGATTGATCAAAGCGATGAAGGCTGATCTTGCCTGGGTGGGGGGACTTGCCCAGGGCTAAAGCCCGCTTTTTTTGTGGCCTTGAAGGGGGGCTGAAGCCCCCCTCTAATCCGAACGGCAACGGCAACGGGCAGTTGTTGCCGTGGTGGATTAGTGGACGGCTTCTCCGGCTGGGGCACCTTCTCCGGGCTTGTTTTTGCTGAGGAGGAAGGCCAGGCCGATCATGACGATGGACATGTAGCAGAGGAGGCGGAAGATGTCCTGGTAGGCCATGGCAGCCGCCTGCTGCTGGAGTTGCTGGTAGATGGAGGCCTGAGCAAGTCCGGTGGCGTCCGCGGTGTTGCCGGTGGTGCCTTTGAAGAGGCCGATAAGGCCGTTGAGGGCGCTCATATAACCCATGCTGCCGGGCTGCATGTGGTTCTGAAGCTGAGCCTGATGGAAGAGGGAGCGGTTGGTGACCTCGGCTCCGGTGAGGGCGATGAAGATACTGCCGCCAACGTTGCGGACGAAGTTGATGATGCCGGAGACCTGGTTGGAGGCCTCGCGGGGGAGACCGACGTAGGCGGCGTTGGTGATGGAGATGAAGCAGAAGGGGATGGGGATCATCAGGATGACGCGGAGGAAGGCGTTGTATCCGAAGCTGAGCCCGAGGTTGAGGGTGATGGAGTTCCACCAGAAGGCACCGGCGAAGAAGATGAAGCCGATGGCGGCGAGGTTGCGCGCGGCGAACTTGCCGGTGGCGATGCCGGCGAGCGGCATGACGACGACCAGAGCGATTCCGCCTCCGGTGAGTGCCATTCCGGCGATGGTGGCCGTGTAACCGAGGAGCTGCTGCATGAACTGGGGTTGGAGGACGGTGGAGGCGTTAAGGACTCCGCCGACCAAGGCCATGAGCAGGGCGCAGATGGCGAAATTCTTGTATTTGAAGAGCTTGATGTTCATGATGGGAGCCTTGCTGTTCCACTCCCAGTAGATAAGGCCGGCCATGCCGAAGACGAACATGGCAGCGAAGAAACGGATGAAGTTGGAGGCGAACCAGGCGTTTTCTTCACCCTTATCAAGTGCGATCTGGAGGCCGCCCATAGCGAGGGTCAGGAGACTGAGGCCGATGTAGTCAAGCTTGCGGAGGTTGGCGCGATCCGGCTTGAGCCAGGGGGGATCGTCCACGAAGCGGGTGACGAGGATGAAGGCCAGGATGCCGACGGGGATGTTGATGTAGAAGATCCAGCGCCAGGAGTAGTTATCGGTGATCCAGCCGCCGAGGGTGGGGCCGATGGAGGGGGCGAGAACGGCGACGAGACCATACAGGGCAAAGGCCTGACCGCGCTTTTTAGGCTCGAACGAGTCCGCCATGATGGCCTGGGCCATGGGCTGGAGACCGCCGCCGCCGATGCCCTGGATGACGCGGGCAAGGAGGAGGATGGGCAGTGAGGGAGCGAGACCGCACATGAAGCTGGCGATGGTGAAGAGGGTGATGCACGAGAGGAAGAAGTTCTTGCGGCCGATGACGGAGGAGGCCCAGGCACCGGCGGGCAGGACGATTGCGTTCGAGACGAGATAGCTGGTGAGAACCCAGGTGCCCTGATCCTCACTGGCGCCGAGGTTGCCGGCGATGTGGGGGAGGGCGACGTTGGCGATGGAGGTATCGAGAACCTCCATGAAGGCTGCGAGGGCGACGGTCGCGGCGATGAGCCAGGGGTTTACCCTGGGCTTCCATTGGTCAGAGGTCGCTTCGGGACCGGCCATGCTGGTGATACTCCTGCTGAATCTGGGTGCGCGGAATTAGAACCGCGTAGTACTTGAGATGACTGGTACGAGTGCGGGATGCATTGATTGCGTAGGTTTTATGGGTCTGGGCGGCTTGTGAGACGAAAAAGCCCGGGATTGGCCCGGGCTTCGGTGT is a window of Granulicella tundricola MP5ACTX9 DNA encoding:
- a CDS encoding DHA2 family efflux MFS transporter permease subunit, with the translated sequence MAGPEATSDQWKPRVNPWLIAATVALAAFMEVLDTSIANVALPHIAGNLGASEDQGTWVLTSYLVSNAIVLPAGAWASSVIGRKNFFLSCITLFTIASFMCGLAPSLPILLLARVIQGIGGGGLQPMAQAIMADSFEPKKRGQAFALYGLVAVLAPSIGPTLGGWITDNYSWRWIFYINIPVGILAFILVTRFVDDPPWLKPDRANLRKLDYIGLSLLTLAMGGLQIALDKGEENAWFASNFIRFFAAMFVFGMAGLIYWEWNSKAPIMNIKLFKYKNFAICALLMALVGGVLNASTVLQPQFMQQLLGYTATIAGMALTGGGIALVVVMPLAGIATGKFAARNLAAIGFIFFAGAFWWNSITLNLGLSFGYNAFLRVILMIPIPFCFISITNAAYVGLPREASNQVSGIINFVRNVGGSIFIALTGAEVTNRSLFHQAQLQNHMQPGSMGYMSALNGLIGLFKGTTGNTADATGLAQASIYQQLQQQAAAMAYQDIFRLLCYMSIVMIGLAFLLSKNKPGEGAPAGEAVH